Proteins from a single region of Paenibacillus sp. BIHB 4019:
- a CDS encoding nucleoside triphosphate pyrophosphohydrolase → MKTYNKLVRDNIPQIIQASGKQFSSRVLNTAEYEIALKEKIQEELNEFLEAGDQEEQLEELADLLEVIYSFAHSKGIGREQMELIRERKKDERGGFYKRICLMNVFDHK, encoded by the coding sequence GTGAAAACATACAACAAGCTTGTGCGTGACAACATACCTCAAATCATCCAAGCAAGCGGTAAGCAGTTCAGCTCTAGGGTACTTAATACTGCTGAATATGAGATAGCGCTAAAGGAGAAAATTCAAGAAGAACTAAATGAGTTTCTTGAAGCTGGTGATCAGGAAGAACAATTGGAGGAGCTGGCAGATTTGCTTGAGGTTATTTATAGCTTTGCCCATAGCAAGGGTATTGGAAGAGAGCAAATGGAGCTTATACGAGAGAGGAAAAAGGATGAGCGCGGAGGTTTTTATAAGCGTATATGCCTTATGAATGTTTTTGACCATAAGTAA
- a CDS encoding HAMP domain-containing sensor histidine kinase: protein MFTKLRNRFLIVNLVIISVVMLIAFASIYVITYRNVQADINDEIHRVADFYQKPSGGSDSSPSGRHKGDSPSAPMDNGAIDNGSMDSGPMNNGDSRPDRSVAFSLKTDAEWNITSTTSPFEMDSDFYVAAVQEASAVTKNTGQFSLDGSHWAFLKQQTNEGYNLVFLDVTAQQDILTNLIYTFSVVGLAMLIILFFTSRFFANQSIRPVKEAFDKQKQFIADASHEMKTPLTIINTNTDVLLSNSEDTIHNQAKWLHYIKSETERMTKLTNDLLYLTEMDDARTSMVYSKFNMSDAVENIILTMEAVIFEKNVSLDYDIEPDLMVQGSGEQIKQVVMILLDNAVKYTSAKGTVTMSLQKQQNDIVLAVTNTGEGIAAEHLTRIFDRFYRTDSSRARKQGGYGLGLAIAKSIVDQHKGKIYAKSTVGESTSFYVHLS from the coding sequence ATGTTCACGAAGCTCAGAAATCGATTTCTTATCGTTAATCTGGTCATCATTTCGGTGGTCATGCTGATCGCCTTCGCTTCCATTTACGTCATTACGTACCGGAATGTGCAGGCAGATATCAATGATGAGATTCACCGGGTAGCCGATTTTTATCAGAAGCCCTCAGGCGGCTCTGATTCTTCGCCCTCCGGCAGGCATAAGGGCGATTCTCCTTCTGCACCTATGGATAACGGGGCTATAGATAATGGTTCTATGGATAGCGGGCCTATGAATAATGGGGATTCACGTCCAGACCGTTCAGTTGCTTTTTCGCTGAAAACAGATGCCGAGTGGAACATTACAAGCACGACCTCTCCATTCGAAATGGACAGTGATTTTTATGTCGCTGCGGTGCAGGAGGCTTCGGCAGTCACTAAAAACACCGGGCAGTTCAGCTTGGATGGGAGCCACTGGGCTTTTCTCAAGCAGCAGACGAATGAAGGCTATAATCTGGTTTTCCTTGACGTTACTGCCCAGCAAGATATTTTGACCAATTTAATTTATACGTTTTCTGTCGTTGGGCTCGCGATGCTGATCATCTTGTTTTTCACCAGCCGTTTCTTCGCCAATCAGTCGATCAGACCCGTGAAAGAAGCGTTCGATAAACAGAAGCAATTTATTGCCGATGCTTCGCATGAAATGAAAACACCGCTTACGATCATTAACACCAATACGGATGTGCTGCTCTCCAACAGTGAAGATACCATTCACAACCAAGCGAAGTGGCTGCACTACATCAAATCAGAAACGGAAAGAATGACGAAGCTGACCAATGACCTGCTGTATTTAACGGAAATGGATGATGCCCGAACAAGCATGGTCTACAGCAAGTTCAATATGAGTGATGCGGTTGAAAATATTATTTTAACGATGGAAGCTGTTATCTTTGAGAAAAATGTGTCTCTGGACTACGACATTGAACCAGATTTAATGGTGCAGGGCAGCGGGGAGCAGATTAAGCAAGTCGTGATGATTTTGCTGGACAATGCTGTCAAATATACGAGTGCCAAAGGAACGGTCACCATGTCGCTCCAGAAGCAGCAGAACGATATTGTGCTGGCGGTCACCAACACCGGCGAAGGAATTGCCGCCGAGCATCTGACCCGCATTTTTGACCGGTTTTACCGTACCGACTCCTCCCGGGCGCGCAAGCAGGGCGGTTACGGCCTTGGCCTGGCGATTGCGAAGTCCATTGTCGACCAGCATAAAGGGAAAATTTACGCGAAAAGCACAGTAGGCGAGTCTACAAGCTTTTATGTTCATCTGTCTTGA
- a CDS encoding carbohydrate-binding domain-containing protein, which produces MKKNKFREMLGVLLICSVVLSACSTSSQASTTAAVTTSATTAAAAASSQSGETTAAAPASVAVSDVVTFDEADKAVDWSAETSTAIKLNGTSAAVTGSGAKASGSTVTISAAGTYVLSGTLSDGQVVVDVQDDGDVHLVLNGANIHDNDSAGIYIKEAGNVVLTLQEGTENTISDGATYVFADAATDEPSAAIFSKADLTINGTGKLSVVASYNDGITSKDDLKIVSGTIDITAADDGIVGKDMVAIEDGTVTIKAEGDGIKSTNDTDEGRGFIAIAGGTFTIEAGNDGIQAETELIVDGGTFNLVTGGGNVNGEVKQEEGPGGMGMQRGGMNATSAAGTSADAAATATTETTETGSTSAKGVKAGGDMTVNGGTFTIDSADDALHSNSNVTVTGGEFEIATGDDGIHADALTTIAGGSINITKSYEGIEGANITISGGEIHVVASDDGINVAGGSDETSEAAGGRADQFSASSNNLLTISGGIVNVDAAGDGLDSNGSISMTGGTVSVNGPTMNGNGALDYDGTFNISGGTLVAAGSSGMAQATSEESSQFTISMTFSQAQQAGTLVHLQDSDGNTIMTFAPSKNYQSVVISSPELAQGGSYTLYTGGSSTGSNTDGLYTDGAYTGGTKVTDFEVSSSVTWLNESGVTTANSGGGFGGGGGGGRPQGGGR; this is translated from the coding sequence ATGAAAAAGAATAAATTTCGCGAGATGCTAGGAGTTTTGCTCATTTGCTCGGTCGTATTATCGGCTTGCAGTACTTCATCGCAAGCATCAACAACAGCAGCGGTTACTACATCAGCCACTACCGCAGCAGCTGCGGCGAGTTCGCAAAGCGGCGAGACCACTGCTGCTGCGCCAGCAAGCGTTGCCGTATCGGATGTAGTTACGTTCGATGAGGCGGACAAGGCGGTGGATTGGAGTGCCGAGACGTCGACGGCCATTAAGCTGAACGGAACAAGCGCAGCTGTTACCGGCTCGGGTGCAAAAGCTTCGGGCAGCACCGTAACGATTTCGGCAGCCGGCACCTATGTGCTAAGCGGAACACTGAGCGACGGGCAAGTTGTCGTGGATGTACAGGATGACGGGGACGTTCATCTCGTGCTTAATGGAGCTAACATTCATGATAACGACAGCGCTGGAATCTACATCAAGGAAGCGGGTAATGTAGTCCTTACGCTGCAGGAAGGTACGGAAAACACGATCTCCGATGGCGCAACTTACGTTTTCGCGGATGCTGCTACGGATGAGCCAAGCGCAGCTATTTTCAGCAAAGCGGATCTGACGATTAATGGTACGGGCAAGCTGTCAGTAGTAGCAAGCTACAATGATGGAATCACAAGCAAAGACGATTTGAAAATCGTATCTGGAACCATCGACATCACGGCTGCAGACGACGGCATTGTCGGTAAGGATATGGTTGCTATTGAGGATGGCACGGTAACGATTAAAGCTGAAGGAGACGGCATTAAATCGACCAATGATACGGATGAGGGCCGTGGATTTATCGCTATTGCGGGTGGAACGTTCACCATTGAAGCTGGCAATGACGGCATTCAAGCTGAAACGGAACTGATTGTGGATGGCGGCACCTTTAACCTCGTAACAGGGGGAGGCAACGTGAACGGTGAAGTGAAGCAGGAGGAAGGACCAGGCGGCATGGGCATGCAAAGAGGCGGAATGAACGCCACTTCGGCAGCCGGCACATCTGCCGACGCAGCGGCGACAGCAACTACGGAAACGACGGAAACCGGATCAACGAGTGCTAAAGGGGTGAAGGCGGGCGGAGATATGACGGTCAACGGCGGTACGTTTACGATTGATTCCGCAGATGATGCCTTGCACAGCAACAGCAATGTGACGGTAACAGGCGGAGAATTTGAAATCGCGACTGGCGATGACGGCATTCATGCCGACGCACTGACAACGATTGCCGGAGGCAGCATTAACATCACGAAAAGTTACGAAGGCATTGAAGGAGCAAACATTACGATCTCCGGCGGCGAGATTCATGTCGTTGCTTCCGATGACGGCATCAATGTAGCAGGCGGCAGTGATGAAACGAGCGAGGCGGCAGGTGGCCGGGCTGATCAGTTCAGCGCTTCGTCTAATAACCTGCTCACCATTAGCGGCGGAATTGTAAATGTAGATGCTGCTGGCGATGGCCTTGATTCGAACGGCTCGATTTCAATGACGGGTGGCACTGTAAGTGTGAATGGTCCAACTATGAACGGCAATGGTGCATTGGACTACGACGGCACCTTTAACATTAGCGGAGGAACGCTGGTTGCAGCAGGAAGCTCAGGAATGGCTCAGGCTACTTCTGAAGAATCCAGCCAATTCACCATCAGCATGACGTTCTCTCAAGCTCAGCAAGCAGGAACATTAGTCCATCTTCAAGATAGCGACGGCAACACGATTATGACCTTTGCCCCATCGAAAAACTATCAATCTGTAGTCATTAGCTCACCGGAGCTTGCGCAAGGCGGTTCCTACACCCTCTACACAGGCGGAAGCTCGACCGGCAGTAATACAGATGGCCTGTATACGGATGGTGCCTATACAGGCGGAACGAAAGTGACCGATTTCGAAGTCTCAAGCAGTGTAACTTGGCTGAATGAATCCGGCGTAACGACTGCCAACAGCGGAGGCGGCTTCGGCGGCGGCGGTGGAGGCGGAAGACCTCAAGGCGGAGGCCGATAA
- a CDS encoding HNH endonuclease signature motif containing protein: MIFLEKWLYIIRNCSFDNTYKMAWAKAITEIAVEYEEQSATEVPGHVEVQLREIAKKVLRYYFEQTMFFNLQQSSNPVKPPVMVTTSKTLITAYQAQSRTMKPIKWFRSNIESACGKEYEKALHATIRALKQDVSYRFLRVEGKEMEGVYEYEQKGDSLFIQKENLLALKQNRLIVVDAINYRWTQMLENFNHSPRLSKKLRIIDDDQVSRRSLSKFAPFLIVENPETHCFICDSIIKNETPTIDHVIPWSYLYSDDLWNLVFAHQTCNSSKSNVVPNEAMIQRLEERNNNLLQRLKEQGKLDKHVSELEFAIDSNLVRKFWMACQG; this comes from the coding sequence ATGATTTTTTTAGAAAAATGGCTGTACATCATTAGAAATTGCAGTTTCGACAATACATATAAAATGGCATGGGCAAAAGCGATTACAGAAATAGCGGTTGAATATGAAGAGCAATCAGCAACGGAAGTGCCGGGGCATGTGGAAGTTCAATTAAGAGAGATTGCAAAAAAGGTGCTTCGTTATTATTTCGAACAAACGATGTTTTTCAATCTTCAGCAAAGCTCGAATCCCGTGAAGCCGCCCGTAATGGTCACAACTTCCAAGACCCTTATAACAGCCTATCAGGCTCAATCAAGGACAATGAAACCCATAAAATGGTTTAGATCGAATATCGAATCCGCATGTGGCAAAGAGTATGAGAAAGCACTCCATGCAACTATAAGAGCACTAAAGCAAGACGTAAGTTACCGATTTTTGCGGGTCGAAGGAAAAGAAATGGAAGGCGTTTACGAATATGAGCAAAAAGGAGATAGCTTGTTTATTCAAAAAGAGAACTTGCTTGCTCTAAAACAAAACAGATTGATTGTTGTTGATGCCATTAACTATCGTTGGACACAAATGCTGGAGAATTTTAATCATTCACCTAGACTATCTAAAAAATTACGAATTATAGATGATGATCAGGTAAGTCGAAGGTCACTAAGTAAGTTTGCACCATTTCTTATCGTAGAAAATCCTGAGACTCATTGTTTTATATGTGATTCGATAATAAAAAATGAAACACCTACAATTGACCATGTTATTCCATGGTCCTATCTATATTCTGATGATTTATGGAATCTTGTATTTGCCCACCAAACATGCAATAGCAGTAAATCTAATGTTGTGCCGAATGAAGCAATGATTCAGCGGCTTGAGGAGCGGAATAACAATCTTCTTCAACGCTTGAAGGAACAAGGGAAGCTTGATAAGCATGTTTCAGAACTCGAATTTGCTATCGATAGTAATCTTGTACGCAAGTTTTGGATGGCTTGCCAGGGCTAA
- a CDS encoding DUF4956 domain-containing protein — translation MLDSLFSTTLTTTDLTFSSAVITILLSLVLGGMISYTYMKTNPNGYSQSFTLTMVLLPVIVAIIILLIGSNIARAFSLAGAFSIIRFRSAPGDPKDITFVLFTMAAGLACGVGSFGYAILFTIILCVLMVILNRVKFGVRKTLQKVLKVTIPENLGYEEAFAEVFAQFKVGYALNKIRTTELGSLYELVYTVTIDEQTNQKEFLDAIRCRNGNLDISLTMSPTTYDY, via the coding sequence ATGCTTGATTCACTTTTTTCCACAACGCTTACGACAACGGATTTGACCTTTAGCTCAGCCGTTATCACGATTTTGTTATCCCTTGTTCTTGGCGGAATGATCAGCTACACCTATATGAAAACGAACCCGAATGGCTACTCGCAAAGCTTTACACTGACAATGGTGCTGCTGCCGGTCATCGTGGCCATTATCATTTTGCTCATCGGCAGCAATATTGCTAGAGCGTTCAGCCTTGCAGGAGCATTCTCGATTATCCGGTTTAGAAGCGCGCCGGGCGATCCTAAAGATATCACCTTTGTATTGTTCACCATGGCAGCAGGGCTTGCCTGCGGAGTTGGCTCGTTCGGTTACGCGATTTTGTTCACGATTATCCTTTGTGTACTTATGGTTATCCTTAACCGCGTTAAATTTGGCGTAAGAAAGACGCTGCAAAAAGTACTGAAAGTAACGATCCCGGAAAATCTGGGGTATGAAGAAGCATTTGCTGAAGTTTTTGCCCAATTCAAAGTGGGTTACGCGCTTAACAAGATTCGGACGACGGAGCTAGGCAGCTTATATGAGCTGGTTTACACCGTGACCATTGATGAGCAGACGAATCAAAAGGAATTTCTCGATGCGATTCGCTGCAGAAACGGCAATCTGGACATTTCATTAACGATGAGCCCGACCACGTATGACTATTAA
- a CDS encoding NCS2 family permease produces MERFFRLKEHGTNIRTEIMAGLTTFMTMAYILAVNPIVLTPAGFDWGAVFLATALSAGIFTIAMGLFVNFPVALAPGMGLNAYFAATVISSQATGKPISIAMGLTAVFISGIIFIILTVTQIRQMLITAVPDSLKHAITVGIGLFIAIIGLKGSGIMTIAVSSFTDIKQGAYTDVSGSETVIHLGSLHNGTVALTVVALFIIGIMMVLRIPGAILWGILLTTAIAIAIGQVNVSEKLSGQTWVPDFSKMNLFHFDFPGVLEVGLVTVILTFTFVELFDTFGTLVGTANRAGYMKDPVEGKKRIGKAMFVDAIGVSGGAMLGTSTVTAFVESSSGIAQGGRTGLTSVTTGICFLLAVFLSPLVALVPPAATNAALIIVGVLMMQSIKEIDFSDMVYAIPSFLTLALMPFTYNIANGISFGIVSYVVLASVANLSGKAKEKYQIHWLMWILAVLVIGRYVFMGGE; encoded by the coding sequence ATGGAACGATTTTTTCGCTTGAAAGAGCATGGTACGAACATTCGTACGGAGATTATGGCAGGACTGACGACCTTCATGACCATGGCGTACATACTGGCTGTTAATCCGATTGTGCTCACACCAGCCGGATTTGACTGGGGAGCCGTATTTTTGGCCACGGCACTGTCAGCAGGCATTTTCACGATTGCCATGGGGCTGTTCGTTAATTTCCCTGTAGCTCTCGCACCAGGAATGGGGCTTAATGCGTATTTCGCAGCTACGGTTATTTCTTCACAGGCGACTGGAAAACCGATTTCCATCGCAATGGGACTTACAGCGGTTTTTATTTCGGGTATTATTTTTATTATTTTGACCGTGACTCAAATCAGGCAAATGCTGATTACAGCCGTGCCAGACAGCCTTAAGCATGCGATTACTGTCGGTATCGGCTTGTTTATCGCGATTATCGGCCTTAAGGGCAGCGGCATTATGACGATTGCCGTATCCAGCTTCACGGATATTAAGCAGGGAGCTTATACCGACGTATCGGGATCGGAGACGGTCATTCACCTCGGCAGCCTGCACAATGGTACGGTAGCACTTACGGTTGTGGCGCTGTTCATTATCGGGATAATGATGGTGCTTCGCATTCCTGGGGCGATTTTGTGGGGGATTTTGCTCACGACGGCGATTGCGATTGCTATTGGTCAGGTGAACGTCAGCGAGAAGCTGAGCGGACAAACATGGGTGCCTGATTTTTCGAAAATGAATTTGTTCCACTTTGATTTCCCTGGTGTATTGGAAGTTGGCCTCGTGACCGTCATTCTGACGTTTACATTCGTCGAGCTGTTCGATACCTTCGGAACGCTTGTCGGCACGGCAAACCGCGCTGGCTACATGAAAGATCCGGTGGAAGGCAAGAAGCGCATCGGCAAAGCGATGTTCGTCGATGCAATCGGCGTTAGCGGCGGCGCAATGCTCGGAACGAGCACAGTGACAGCGTTTGTGGAAAGCTCCTCCGGTATCGCGCAGGGCGGACGTACAGGCCTTACCTCGGTTACGACAGGTATCTGCTTCCTGCTGGCTGTGTTCCTCTCGCCGCTCGTTGCACTTGTGCCTCCAGCAGCTACGAATGCGGCTCTCATTATTGTCGGCGTGCTGATGATGCAGTCGATCAAGGAAATTGATTTTTCGGATATGGTTTATGCAATTCCGTCATTTTTGACGCTCGCTTTGATGCCATTTACGTACAATATTGCGAACGGCATTTCGTTCGGTATCGTATCGTACGTTGTATTGGCCTCGGTTGCCAACCTGTCAGGCAAAGCCAAGGAAAAATACCAAATTCACTGGCTCATGTGGATACTCGCCGTGCTTGTCATCGGGCGTTACGTATTCATGGGCGGCGAATAA
- a CDS encoding response regulator transcription factor yields MRILIVEDELHLAEALSQILKKHNYSVDAVHDGVSGLDYARSGIYDLLLLDIMMPEMDGISVLTQLRKEGVSTPVILLTAKGEITDMVAGLDHGADDYIAKPFSSEELLARIRAALRRKGEVLPEDALKFGDIELNTSNLKLSVKDKEIKLNLKESALLELLIVRKQAITSKELIIEKLWGFDSEAEHNNVEVYISFLRKKFTFLHSSVRINTIRNVGYVLEVTA; encoded by the coding sequence ATGAGAATTTTAATTGTAGAAGATGAGCTTCATTTAGCTGAAGCATTAAGCCAAATATTAAAGAAGCATAATTACTCCGTTGATGCGGTCCATGATGGCGTTTCCGGGCTCGATTATGCGCGGAGCGGCATTTATGATTTGCTGCTGCTTGATATCATGATGCCTGAAATGGACGGAATCAGCGTATTGACCCAGCTTCGCAAAGAGGGCGTATCCACCCCCGTCATTCTGCTGACCGCAAAAGGGGAAATTACCGATATGGTGGCGGGGCTTGATCATGGGGCGGATGACTATATTGCCAAACCTTTTTCATCCGAGGAGCTGCTTGCCCGAATACGGGCTGCATTAAGACGCAAAGGCGAAGTGCTGCCCGAGGATGCCTTAAAGTTCGGGGATATCGAATTAAACACGTCGAATTTGAAGCTTTCCGTTAAAGATAAAGAAATCAAGCTCAATTTAAAGGAAAGTGCCCTATTGGAGCTGCTGATCGTGAGGAAGCAGGCAATCACCTCCAAGGAGCTGATTATTGAGAAGCTTTGGGGCTTTGATTCAGAAGCGGAGCACAACAATGTGGAGGTTTATATCTCTTTTTTACGGAAAAAGTTTACGTTTCTGCATTCGTCCGTACGCATTAACACGATTCGAAATGTAGGGTATGTATTAGAGGTGACCGCCTAA
- a CDS encoding prolyl oligopeptidase family serine peptidase: MNKGLFSSLLVLAVTSTPFAFTNVSANNSSSESKQPSYSLVVKGFDWGPSVHKIVLNTGSTIQGNTLAKDSFKILAERNYPMFNFDTQSSYDGFDSGSRSINNTYLSDEEGNKLDKQTGQYITIEMSVHPDLATASTFNFDLQTFTNQYVDLQYTIIQQKALKDAAGNVINDLTTTQETPHTVIEQSIDKFDLTGKFDYKDAKYGDIALTYASYLPDTDGKKLPLIIWLHGAGEGGTDPRIALLGNRVTALAEDAVQKFFGDAAVLVPQTPTFWMNNGTGQYTQDGSSMYTNALTALIKQYVKDNKTDIDPKRIYIGGCSNGGFMSLNMLLANPNYFAAAYPSAEAYLDTWLTNKDIAKLKNIPIWFTAAGADQTVDTSKNTTPTYKRLIAAGAPNVHYSYFDTVLDLSGQYAKGKGDNSPYEYNGHWSWIYVLNNEVSNDYNGKPVKVEGKAVTLMEWLAKQSK; the protein is encoded by the coding sequence ATGAATAAAGGGTTATTTTCCAGCCTTCTTGTTTTGGCGGTTACTTCAACCCCTTTTGCCTTTACAAATGTAAGCGCAAACAATTCAAGCTCCGAATCTAAGCAGCCCTCGTACTCATTAGTTGTGAAAGGCTTTGACTGGGGTCCCAGCGTGCATAAAATCGTCTTGAACACAGGAAGCACCATTCAAGGAAATACGCTGGCTAAAGACAGCTTTAAAATTTTAGCAGAGCGAAATTATCCCATGTTTAACTTCGATACCCAAAGCTCCTATGATGGCTTCGATAGCGGCAGCAGAAGCATAAATAACACCTATCTTTCAGACGAGGAAGGCAACAAGCTAGACAAGCAAACCGGCCAATACATTACGATTGAGATGAGCGTCCACCCTGATCTGGCTACTGCAAGCACGTTTAACTTTGATCTGCAGACCTTTACGAATCAATATGTAGACCTTCAATATACGATAATTCAGCAGAAAGCGCTCAAGGACGCCGCTGGCAATGTAATCAACGATTTGACGACGACGCAGGAAACTCCGCATACGGTCATCGAGCAATCCATTGACAAATTTGATCTAACAGGAAAATTTGATTATAAAGACGCTAAATATGGCGACATTGCGCTCACCTATGCGTCTTATTTGCCTGACACCGACGGGAAGAAGCTCCCGCTGATCATCTGGCTGCACGGGGCTGGAGAAGGGGGAACCGATCCACGAATTGCTCTTTTGGGCAACCGGGTAACGGCGTTAGCTGAAGATGCTGTACAGAAATTTTTTGGCGATGCGGCCGTTCTTGTACCACAAACCCCTACCTTCTGGATGAATAACGGAACGGGGCAATATACGCAAGATGGCAGCAGCATGTATACGAACGCCTTGACGGCTTTAATTAAACAATATGTTAAAGACAATAAAACGGATATTGATCCGAAGCGAATATATATTGGCGGCTGTTCAAACGGCGGCTTTATGTCCCTTAATATGCTCCTTGCGAACCCTAATTATTTTGCAGCTGCTTATCCGTCAGCAGAGGCCTATTTGGATACTTGGCTAACCAATAAAGATATCGCCAAGCTTAAAAATATCCCTATCTGGTTTACGGCCGCCGGAGCGGATCAAACCGTGGATACTTCAAAAAACACAACGCCAACTTATAAGAGGCTTATTGCTGCTGGTGCGCCTAATGTCCATTATTCTTATTTTGACACTGTGCTCGATTTGAGCGGCCAGTATGCCAAAGGCAAAGGAGATAACAGTCCTTATGAATATAATGGGCACTGGTCCTGGATTTATGTACTGAACAATGAAGTGTCCAATGACTATAATGGCAAGCCTGTAAAGGTTGAAGGCAAAGCCGTCACCCTTATGGAATGGCTGGCAAAGCAATCAAAATGA
- a CDS encoding polyphosphate polymerase domain-containing protein, with product MAIEVFNRYENKYLLDSEAYRNFYLQLLEYMELDDYNKQHEFYSITNLYYDTEHDALIRNSLSKPKYKEKLRLRAYGTPKEDAKVYLEIKKKVFGLVNKRRTGLKLNEAYEFVRTGLQPELQGYMNKQVLQEITYFLQQYELQPKVYLGYDRKALFSKENRDLRITFDTNINCRRYDLRLESGNYGEPLLQPGQWLMEVKAEKTIPMWLSRMLSEHQMYRTSFSKYGNEYKKMLKNSKLEMESVLYA from the coding sequence ATGGCAATTGAGGTTTTCAACCGATACGAAAACAAATATTTGCTCGATAGTGAAGCCTACCGCAATTTCTACCTTCAACTGCTGGAATACATGGAGCTGGATGATTACAACAAGCAGCATGAATTTTACTCCATCACCAACTTGTATTATGACACCGAGCATGATGCCTTGATTCGCAACAGCCTGTCCAAGCCGAAGTATAAGGAAAAGCTTCGCCTCCGAGCTTACGGCACTCCTAAGGAGGATGCGAAGGTTTATCTGGAAATTAAGAAAAAGGTATTTGGTCTTGTTAACAAAAGAAGAACGGGACTGAAGCTGAACGAAGCCTATGAATTTGTCCGTACGGGACTTCAGCCAGAGTTGCAGGGGTACATGAACAAGCAGGTGCTGCAGGAAATTACATATTTTCTTCAGCAATATGAATTGCAGCCTAAAGTGTATCTGGGCTACGACCGCAAGGCGCTGTTCAGCAAAGAGAATCGCGACCTCCGCATTACCTTCGATACGAATATTAATTGCCGGCGATATGATTTGAGGCTTGAGAGCGGCAATTATGGCGAACCGCTGCTGCAGCCTGGACAATGGCTCATGGAAGTGAAGGCAGAGAAGACGATTCCGATGTGGCTGTCGAGAATGCTGTCCGAGCATCAAATGTATCGCACAAGCTTTTCGAAATACGGCAATGAATACAAAAAAATGCTGAAAAACAGCAAGCTAGAAATGGAGAGTGTCCTTTATGCTTGA
- a CDS encoding oxidoreductase — protein MSVVWTKDNITDVSDQVVIITGANSGLGFETAAALAERKAKVILAVRNMEKGSVAAGKIKSVYPDAHVTTMQLDLGDLNSIRAFATDFMNQYDSLSILINNAGIMIPPHRLTKDGFESQLGGNHLGHFALTGLLLPKLIATPNSRVVTVSSIAAHNAAIHFDNLDGSKGYSAIKFYGQSKLANLMFAKELQNKFRSNHIDAVSVACHPGISNTNLFSFGSGKRANTFMRMLTGLLSQPAHMGALPTLYAATEPSIKGGEYIGPDGRGGRKGYPKSDEIINKLYAADISNRLWHISESLTGVSYKFN, from the coding sequence ATGAGCGTTGTTTGGACCAAAGACAACATCACAGATGTATCAGATCAAGTAGTCATTATTACAGGCGCGAATAGCGGGCTGGGTTTTGAAACAGCAGCAGCACTAGCTGAAAGAAAAGCAAAGGTTATACTGGCTGTTCGGAACATGGAGAAGGGAAGCGTAGCTGCCGGCAAAATAAAGTCGGTCTATCCGGATGCACATGTGACAACGATGCAGCTTGACCTTGGTGATTTGAATAGCATCAGGGCATTCGCAACCGATTTTATGAATCAATACGACTCCTTATCTATTCTTATCAATAATGCTGGAATTATGATTCCCCCGCATCGTTTGACCAAGGATGGCTTCGAATCACAGCTTGGCGGAAACCATTTGGGCCATTTTGCCCTGACGGGCTTACTTTTGCCAAAGCTTATTGCTACCCCAAATTCGAGAGTGGTTACCGTAAGCAGTATAGCTGCTCATAACGCTGCTATCCATTTTGACAATTTAGACGGTTCCAAGGGATATAGCGCTATAAAATTTTATGGGCAAAGCAAGCTGGCCAACCTCATGTTCGCCAAAGAGCTTCAAAACAAGTTTCGTTCCAATCACATAGATGCCGTAAGCGTTGCCTGCCATCCTGGAATATCGAATACGAACTTATTTTCCTTCGGTTCAGGAAAACGGGCCAATACATTCATGCGTATGCTTACCGGATTATTAAGCCAGCCAGCCCATATGGGGGCCTTGCCTACCTTGTATGCTGCTACAGAACCGTCAATTAAAGGCGGGGAATATATTGGCCCAGACGGGAGAGGCGGCAGAAAAGGCTATCCTAAGAGTGACGAGATCATTAATAAATTATACGCTGCTGATATTTCAAACCGGTTATGGCATATTTCAGAAAGCTTAACGGGTGTTTCTTACAAGTTCAACTAG